From the Diceros bicornis minor isolate mBicDic1 chromosome 19, mDicBic1.mat.cur, whole genome shotgun sequence genome, one window contains:
- the LOC131418791 gene encoding antileukoproteinase-like, with protein sequence MKPNSLSAFVVLLALGILTSGAVEGASKEKAKHGVCPFVPPVMCFVYEPPQCHNDWQCPKKQKCCRGHCGIKCLDPEDPSKPVKVNPGKCPVVTGQCKRPNPTDYCLNDSHCMLGDKCCKGVCGKSCVKPVKGGCLASPCAPFPRPKKILCLQHHSLEKNPQFSRQEFTRVTCDW encoded by the exons ATGAAGCCCAACAGTCTCAGCGCCTTCGTGGTTCTCCTTGCCCTCGGAATCCTGACGTCTGGGGCTGTGGAAGGTGCTAGCAAAG AAAAAGCTAAGCACGGAGTCTGCCCCTTCGTTCCGCCTGTGATGTGCTTTGTCTATGAACCCCCTCAATGCCACAATGACTGGCAGTGTCCAAAGAAGCAGAAATGCTGTCGTGGCCATTGTGGCATAAAATGCCTGGATCCTGAAGACCCATCAAAGCCAG TTAAGGTAAACCCTGGGAAGTGTCCAGTGGTCACTGGCCAGTGTAAGAGGCCCAACCCCACAGACTACTGCCTGAATGACAGCCACTGCATGTTGGGTGACAAGTGCTGCAAGGGGGTGTGTGGGAAATCATGTGTCAAGCCAGTGAAAG GAGGATGTTTGGCATCTCCCTGTGCCCCCTTCCCCCGCCCCAAGAAGATCCTCTGCCTTCAACACCATTCTCTAGAGAAGAACCCCCAGTTCTCTAGACAAGAATTCACCAGGGTCACCTGCGACTGGTAG